One window from the genome of Gopherus evgoodei ecotype Sinaloan lineage chromosome 2, rGopEvg1_v1.p, whole genome shotgun sequence encodes:
- the ARC gene encoding activity-regulated cytoskeleton-associated protein has product MQLDSITNGSVHTFQGHRGTVNKPNVILQIGKCRAEMLEHVRRTHRHLLTEVSKQVERELKGLQKSVGKLENNLEDHVPSTDNQRWKKSIKACLARCQETIAHLERWVKREMNVWREVFFRLEKWADRLESMGGKYGPTDHARQTVSVGVGGPESRGNDGEIYDYALDMSQMYALTPSPGEITSMPQPHDSYQWITAPEDAPASPVETQIFEDPREFLSHLEEYLKQVGGTEEYWLSQIQNHMNGPAKKWWEYKQDSVKNWVEFKKEFLQYSEGTLTRDAIKRELDLPQKQGEPLDEFLWRKRDLYQTLYTDAEEEEIIQYVVGTLRPKFKRFLSHPLPKTLEQLIQRGKEVLSDFDQSEEPTPQRTPEHQPGDSVDSLPPSTTASPIASDETQPEPPTPPATVI; this is encoded by the coding sequence ATGCAGCTGGATAGCATCACCAATGGGAGCGTCCACACCTTCCAGGGGCACCGTGGAACAGTCAATAAGCCCAATGTGATCCTGCAGATAGGGAAGTGCAGGGCTGAGATGCTGGAGCATGTCAGGAGGACCCACCGGCACCTCCTCACGGAGGTGTCCAAGCAGGTGGAACGGGAGCTGAAAGGCTTGCAGAAATCAGTGGGGAAGCTAGAGAATAACCTGGAGGACCATGTCCCATCCACGGACAACCAGAGGTGGAAAAAGTCCATCAAGGCCTGCCTGGCCAGATGCCAGGAGACCATTGCCCACCTGGAGAGGTGGGTTAAGAGAGAGATGAATGTCTGGAGGGAGGTGTTCTTCCGCCTGGAGAAATGGGCAGACCGGCTGGAGTCTATGGGGGGCAAATATGGCCCCACAGACCATGCCAGGCAAACTGTCTCTGTCGGGGTGGGAGGCCCGGAGAGCAGGGGCAATGACGGGGAGATTTACGATTACGCCCTTGACATGAGCCAGATGTATGCACTGACTCCCTCTCCCGGGGAGATAACTAGCATGCCCCAGCCCCACGACTCCTACCAGTGGATCACTGCCCCGGAGGATGCTCCGGCATCCCCGGTGGAGACCCAGATCTTTGAGGACCCTCGGGAGTTCTTGAGCCACTTGGAGGAATATTTGAAGCAGGTGGGAGGGACTGAGGAGTACTGGCTCTCTCAGATCCAAAACCACATGAACGGCCCAGCTAAAAAGTGGTGGGAATACAAGCAGGACTCGGTCAAGAACTGGGTGGAGTTCAAGAAGGAGTTCCTGCAGTACAGCGAGGGCACTTTGACCAGGGATGCCATCAAAAGGGAGCTGGATCTACCCCAGAAGCAGGGGGAACCCCTGGACGAGTTCCTCTGGCGTAAGAGAGACCTGTATCAGACACTCTACACTgatgcagaggaggaggagattatCCAGTATGTGGTAGGCACCCTCCGGCCCAAATTCAAGCGCTTTCTGAGTCACCCCTTGCCCAAGACCTTAGAGCAGTTGATTCAGCGGGGGAAGGAAGTCCTAAGTGACTTCGACCAGTCAGAAGAGCCGACCCCACAGAGAACCCCAGAGCATCAGCCAGGGGACTCAGTTGATAGCTTGCCACCTTCAACCACAGCTAGTCCCATTGCCAGCGATGAGACGCAACCCGAGCCCCCTACCCCACCAGCTACAGTGATATGA